The Methanohalophilus portucalensis genome window below encodes:
- a CDS encoding carbohydrate kinase family protein → MDKALICGSFAFDNIMVFNDQFKNHILPDKVHILNVSFLVPELRREFGGCAGNIAYNLKLLGGNPLPMGTVGTDFENYAKWMDERGINREHVNVVDDTFTAQAFITTDMDDNQITAFHPGAMNYSHNYSVLDVNDPAVGIVAPDGREGMIQHAREFVSAGIPFIFDPGQGLPMFDGDELMEFIEQATWLTVNDYEWQLIQERTGKSQEEISAKLKALIVTKGPEGSLIYKDGEVIQIPAAKPAALQDPTGCGDAYRAGLLYGLTNDLDWETTGRIASLMGAIKIEHQGTQNHHFKLADFKRRFKESFGTVF, encoded by the coding sequence ATGGACAAAGCTTTAATTTGTGGATCTTTCGCTTTTGATAATATCATGGTTTTTAATGACCAGTTCAAGAATCATATTTTACCGGATAAAGTGCATATATTAAATGTGTCATTCCTTGTACCTGAACTGCGTCGTGAGTTTGGAGGTTGTGCAGGAAACATAGCCTACAATCTCAAGTTACTTGGTGGTAATCCTCTCCCAATGGGGACAGTTGGTACCGATTTTGAGAATTATGCGAAATGGATGGATGAGAGGGGTATCAACCGCGAACATGTGAATGTGGTTGATGACACATTTACAGCACAGGCTTTCATTACAACAGATATGGATGACAACCAGATAACTGCCTTCCATCCCGGGGCAATGAATTATTCCCATAATTATTCAGTACTTGATGTAAATGATCCTGCAGTGGGCATTGTAGCACCGGATGGCAGGGAAGGTATGATTCAGCACGCCCGGGAATTTGTGAGTGCTGGTATACCTTTCATCTTTGATCCCGGTCAGGGCCTGCCTATGTTTGATGGTGATGAATTAATGGAATTCATAGAGCAGGCTACCTGGTTGACAGTTAACGACTATGAGTGGCAATTGATTCAAGAGAGGACTGGCAAGAGTCAGGAGGAGATCTCTGCAAAGCTCAAAGCTCTTATAGTTACAAAAGGTCCGGAAGGTTCATTGATCTATAAAGACGGTGAAGTAATCCAGATTCCTGCCGCCAAACCAGCTGCTTTACAGGATCCTACGGGTTGTGGGGATGCATATCGTGCTGGCTTGCTTTATGGTCTAACAAATGACCTGGATTGGGAAACCACAGGACGGATTGCATCTTTGATGGGTGCTATAAAAATTGAACACCAGGGTACCCAGAACCATCATTTTAAGTTAGCGGATTTCAAGAGACGTTTCAAGGAATCCTTCGGTACGGTCTTTTAA
- a CDS encoding glycine/sarcosine N-methyltransferase: MNQYGKQDFGDNPIEVRESDHYEEEYVLGFVDKWDELIDWESRAESEGDTIINILKERGVKKVLDVATGTGFNSVRLLQAGFDVVSADGSAEMLVKAFDNARDHGYLMRTVQADWRWMNKDIHDKFDAIVCLGNSFTHLFDEGDRRKALAEFYALLKHDGVLLLDQRNYDAILDDGYSSKHAHYYCGDTVSVYPEHVDEGLARFKYEFSDGSVYNLNMFPLRKDYTRQLLHEVGFQEINTLGDFKETYKEDEPDFFLHVAEKN, from the coding sequence ATGAACCAATACGGAAAACAGGATTTTGGAGATAATCCAATAGAAGTAAGGGAATCGGACCATTATGAGGAAGAGTATGTTCTTGGATTTGTTGATAAATGGGACGAACTCATCGATTGGGAAAGCCGTGCCGAGAGCGAAGGGGATACTATCATAAACATCCTGAAAGAAAGGGGTGTTAAGAAAGTACTCGATGTGGCAACAGGCACCGGTTTTAATTCGGTTCGTTTACTTCAGGCAGGTTTTGATGTCGTAAGTGCAGATGGCAGTGCAGAAATGCTTGTCAAGGCTTTTGATAATGCCCGTGATCATGGGTATTTGATGAGGACCGTTCAGGCTGATTGGAGGTGGATGAATAAGGACATCCATGACAAATTCGATGCTATTGTATGTCTGGGTAATTCATTTACACATCTTTTCGATGAAGGCGACCGCAGAAAAGCTCTGGCTGAGTTCTATGCGCTGCTGAAACATGATGGTGTATTGCTTCTTGACCAGCGTAACTATGATGCCATACTGGATGATGGTTATTCCAGCAAGCATGCCCATTATTACTGTGGGGATACTGTATCAGTCTATCCGGAACATGTTGATGAGGGGCTTGCCCGTTTCAAATATGAATTCTCGGATGGCTCAGTCTACAATCTCAATATGTTCCCCTTGAGAAAAGATTACACCAGGCAACTTCTGCATGAAGTTGGTTTCCAGGAAATAAACACCCTGGGGGACTTTAAAGAGACCTACAAAGAGGATGAGCCTGATTTCTTCCTCCATGTTGCAGAAAAAAATTAA
- a CDS encoding DNA-directed RNA polymerase subunit B'' produces MDTSFLSEAYFTRDKIVQHHIDSYNKFLNSGLQKVIDEQHLIETDIEDIYVKLGRIRVEKPVVKEADGAIENLYPNEARLRNLSYSAPLFLEMSVVKGGEESEPREAKIGQLPVMIKSEICNLVGIDDEEMIEHGEDPLDPGGYFIVNGTERVVMTLEDLAPNKILAEIGERYGDRIEVAKVFSQRRGYRALVVVERGRKALLEVSFPSISGRINFITLLRALGIETDEDVVKTVSTDPEIMKFMFENLEESEVDTVEEAVEKIGMRVASGQASEYQVKRANYVIDRYLLPHLGNEPEDRVAKAHFLGRMAESCFELALDRRSADDKDHYSNKRLKLTGDLLEDLFRVAFNRLTRDVKYQLERANMRNRELNVSTLVRADVLTDRLQHPLATGNWVGGRSGVSQLLDRTDYISTLSHLRRVISPLSRAQPHFEARDLHSTQWGRLCPSETPEGPNCGLVKNFAQMVELSTGADDFDKVKNVLYGLGVAPAQLHVPEKILKYSNELGTDVEEHEMPVDDLIKSPGYQDITDDSGKKSLGNGGVILGD; encoded by the coding sequence TTGGATACCAGTTTTCTGTCGGAAGCCTATTTTACAAGGGATAAAATCGTACAACACCATATCGATTCATATAACAAGTTCTTAAACAGCGGTCTTCAGAAAGTTATCGATGAACAACATCTCATCGAGACTGACATTGAGGATATATACGTCAAGTTAGGCCGCATCAGAGTTGAAAAACCGGTTGTCAAGGAGGCGGATGGTGCAATTGAAAACCTCTACCCCAATGAGGCAAGACTCCGAAACCTTTCTTATTCTGCTCCTCTTTTCCTCGAAATGTCCGTGGTCAAAGGTGGAGAAGAATCCGAACCAAGGGAAGCCAAAATTGGACAACTACCGGTTATGATCAAATCCGAGATATGTAATCTTGTTGGAATCGATGATGAGGAAATGATCGAACACGGCGAGGATCCGCTTGATCCAGGAGGCTACTTTATCGTTAATGGTACTGAAAGGGTAGTTATGACCCTTGAGGATCTTGCGCCCAACAAGATACTGGCCGAAATCGGAGAGCGTTACGGGGATCGCATAGAAGTTGCAAAGGTTTTCTCCCAGCGCAGAGGCTACAGGGCACTTGTGGTGGTTGAAAGAGGCAGGAAAGCCCTGCTGGAAGTTTCTTTCCCCTCCATCTCCGGAAGGATTAATTTCATCACTCTTCTCAGGGCTCTTGGTATTGAAACAGATGAAGATGTCGTCAAGACGGTTTCAACAGATCCTGAAATAATGAAGTTCATGTTCGAAAACCTCGAAGAGTCTGAAGTAGATACAGTAGAAGAAGCGGTTGAGAAGATTGGTATGAGAGTGGCCTCCGGTCAGGCAAGCGAGTATCAGGTCAAGAGGGCAAATTATGTTATTGACAGGTATCTGCTTCCTCATCTTGGTAATGAACCGGAGGACAGGGTGGCAAAAGCCCATTTCCTGGGTCGCATGGCCGAATCATGTTTTGAACTGGCTCTTGACCGTCGTAGTGCGGATGATAAGGATCACTATTCCAACAAGCGCCTGAAACTAACAGGTGACTTGCTGGAAGATCTCTTCAGGGTGGCTTTCAACCGCCTGACACGTGATGTCAAATACCAGCTTGAAAGAGCAAATATGAGGAACAGGGAATTGAATGTTTCCACACTGGTCAGGGCAGATGTCCTTACAGACCGCCTCCAGCATCCACTTGCAACAGGTAATTGGGTTGGAGGAAGGAGTGGTGTATCCCAGTTGCTTGATCGTACTGATTATATTTCTACACTTTCCCACCTGAGACGAGTAATATCTCCACTTTCCAGGGCACAGCCTCACTTTGAAGCCCGTGATCTGCACTCTACTCAGTGGGGCAGATTGTGTCCTTCAGAAACACCAGAAGGTCCCAACTGTGGTTTGGTGAAAAATTTTGCCCAGATGGTGGAACTATCCACAGGGGCGGATGATTTCGATAAAGTGAAAAATGTGCTTTATGGTCTTGGTGTGGCACCGGCGCAGCTTCATGTGCCTGAAAAGATCCTTAAGTATTCCAATGAGCTAGGAACTGATGTAGAGGAACATGAAATGCCAGTAGATGATTTGATAAAATCCCCTGGTTATCAGGATATTACTGATGATAGTGGTAAGAAATCTCTCGGTAACGGGGGGGTGATTCTTGGTGACTGA
- a CDS encoding adenosylhomocysteinase yields MIDEEIIESGEQKIEWARNHMPVLSIIRKEFEDEKPLKGHRIAMALHVEAKTAVLVETLAAGGAEVAITGCNPLSTQNDVAMALDTKDNIDCFAKYDCSSKEYYGSIDRVLDIDPDITIDDGADLIFKLHTERTELLDSIRGGCEETTTGIHRLKAMEAEGALKMPVIAVNDAMTKFLFDNRYGTGQSSWDAIMRTTNLLVAGKTVVIGGYGWCGRGAAMRASGLGANLIVTEVDPIRALEAKMDGFRVMPMQKAALYGDIFVMTTGNTDVLNRDHFEVMKDGAILANSGHFNVEINLEDLVALSSSVRDVRKNIKEYTVGGKHINVLADGRLVNLAAGDGHPAEVMDMSFANQAQCARYIAENKLDVGVHPVPHDLDVRVARLKLKSLDVEIDSYSPKQAEYMGGWECGT; encoded by the coding sequence ATGATCGATGAGGAAATTATTGAATCTGGTGAACAAAAAATTGAGTGGGCCAGGAATCATATGCCTGTTCTTTCTATAATCAGGAAGGAATTCGAAGATGAAAAACCTCTGAAAGGTCACAGGATAGCAATGGCACTTCATGTAGAGGCAAAGACCGCCGTATTGGTAGAAACCCTTGCTGCAGGTGGGGCCGAAGTTGCTATTACCGGTTGCAATCCTCTGAGTACGCAGAATGATGTGGCTATGGCTCTGGATACGAAGGATAATATCGATTGTTTTGCAAAATATGATTGTTCCAGCAAGGAATATTACGGCTCTATTGACAGAGTACTTGATATCGATCCGGATATAACCATCGATGACGGTGCGGATCTGATTTTTAAGCTTCATACGGAAAGGACTGAACTTCTTGATTCAATACGGGGTGGGTGTGAGGAAACTACCACCGGGATCCATCGTCTCAAGGCAATGGAAGCGGAAGGGGCCCTGAAGATGCCGGTAATTGCCGTAAATGATGCTATGACCAAATTCCTTTTTGATAACCGTTATGGTACGGGGCAATCTTCCTGGGATGCGATCATGAGGACCACCAACCTGTTAGTGGCGGGTAAGACCGTTGTCATTGGTGGCTATGGCTGGTGTGGTCGTGGTGCTGCCATGCGGGCTTCAGGTCTGGGTGCAAATCTCATTGTGACTGAAGTGGATCCGATACGTGCTCTTGAAGCAAAAATGGATGGCTTCAGGGTCATGCCTATGCAAAAGGCTGCTCTTTATGGTGATATCTTTGTGATGACCACTGGAAATACTGATGTACTGAACAGGGATCATTTTGAGGTGATGAAAGATGGTGCCATACTTGCCAATTCCGGACACTTCAATGTGGAAATAAATCTGGAAGATCTTGTTGCATTGTCTTCTTCAGTAAGGGATGTCAGGAAAAATATCAAAGAATATACGGTAGGCGGTAAACACATTAATGTTCTTGCCGATGGCAGGCTGGTAAATCTTGCTGCAGGTGATGGTCATCCGGCTGAAGTGATGGATATGAGTTTTGCTAACCAGGCCCAATGTGCGCGTTATATTGCCGAGAATAAACTCGATGTAGGGGTGCATCCGGTGCCTCATGATCTGGATGTGCGTGTGGCCAGGCTCAAACTGAAATCTCTTGATGTCGAAATAGACTCATATTCTCCCAAACAGGCAGAATATATGGGTGGCTGGGAATGTGGTACATAA
- a CDS encoding methyltransferase domain-containing protein: MSENQKTAVDKAQEYYNSDDADNFYFTIWGGEDIHVGLYNSEDEPIFDASRRTIERMASKISNLDKDSKILDIGAGYGGAARYLAKKYGCQVVALNLSEVENERDRKMNEDQGLDHLITVVDGSFEEIPYPDFSFDVVWSQDAILHSGNREQVIKEVARVLKSGGDFVFTDPMQTDDCPEGVLQPILDRIHLETLGSPGFYRESAKKYGMKEIEFEKHASQLPTHYGRVLKETESQEDELSKVVSQNYINNMKQGLNHWVNGGNNGYLTWGIFHLRKK, translated from the coding sequence ATGTCTGAAAACCAAAAAACCGCAGTAGATAAAGCACAGGAATATTACAATAGCGATGATGCCGACAATTTTTACTTTACCATCTGGGGCGGCGAGGATATTCATGTCGGTCTCTATAATTCAGAAGATGAACCAATATTTGACGCCAGTAGACGTACGATTGAAAGGATGGCATCAAAAATAAGTAATCTGGATAAGGATAGTAAGATTCTGGATATCGGAGCTGGTTATGGTGGAGCTGCCAGGTATCTGGCCAAAAAATATGGGTGTCAGGTCGTTGCTCTTAATTTGAGTGAAGTAGAAAATGAACGCGACCGAAAAATGAATGAGGACCAGGGTCTTGACCATCTTATAACAGTTGTTGATGGTAGCTTTGAAGAAATTCCCTATCCCGATTTCTCTTTCGATGTGGTGTGGTCCCAGGATGCAATCCTTCATAGTGGTAATCGTGAACAGGTTATCAAAGAAGTTGCTCGTGTGCTGAAAAGTGGCGGAGATTTTGTATTTACTGATCCGATGCAGACTGACGATTGTCCGGAAGGGGTCTTACAACCAATACTGGACCGTATCCATCTGGAAACCCTCGGTTCACCCGGTTTTTATCGGGAATCTGCCAAAAAGTATGGTATGAAGGAAATTGAATTTGAGAAACATGCTTCCCAGCTGCCGACCCATTATGGAAGAGTGTTGAAAGAAACTGAAAGTCAGGAAGATGAGCTCTCCAAAGTAGTCAGTCAGAACTACATCAATAATATGAAACAGGGCCTTAACCACTGGGTAAACGGTGGCAATAACGGATATCTGACCTGGGGTATATTCCATTTACGTAAAAAATAA
- a CDS encoding DNA-directed RNA polymerase subunit H, with translation MSKFSLLDHEFIPRHEIIDEDEIKSVLKEYNIGREQLPKIKIEDPVIKEIGAEVGDVVKITRKSQTAGEAPYYRYVIE, from the coding sequence TTGAGTAAGTTCAGCCTGCTTGATCATGAATTCATTCCCCGTCATGAAATTATTGATGAGGATGAAATAAAATCTGTTCTTAAAGAGTATAATATTGGTAGGGAACAGCTACCTAAAATCAAGATAGAAGATCCTGTTATTAAAGAAATTGGTGCTGAAGTGGGAGACGTAGTAAAAATTACCCGCAAAAGCCAGACTGCAGGAGAGGCCCCCTATTATCGGTATGTAATTGAATGA